A part of Ziziphus jujuba cultivar Dongzao chromosome 8, ASM3175591v1 genomic DNA contains:
- the LOC107413674 gene encoding probable RNA-binding protein ARP1 isoform X1 has translation MTMSNNINGQFGDTTLTKVFVGGLAWETPKEALREHFEKFGEIFEAVIISDKLTGRSKGYGFVTFKEAEAAKKACEDSTPIINGRRANCNLASLGARSRPRSASNASNTNPPHPHPPLQHGSNVGPRSMSSAPANHVQWYYPATPAAAAAAASPFHHQHHHQAVPFYGYSPTYIAADISYSHKLSYSGGNYMSGHFSQVYPGQAMMGANTLMPMYPLYHYHQSHTMGLPAHMFPPTTAGPITTVPAIMSKPASIASSTGTVGAGESFKKVGGT, from the exons atgacgatGAGCAACAATATTAACGGCCAGTTTGGAGACACCACACTCACTAAAGTCTTCGTCGGAGGTCTGGCATGGGAAACTCCGAAAGAAGCTTTGAGAGAACACTTCGAGAAGTTCGGCGAGATCTTCGAAGCCGTTATCATCTCCGATAAACTCACCGGCAGATCCAAGGGCTATGGATTC GTGACTTTCAAGGAGGCTGAAGCCGCTAAGAAAGCTTGTGAAGATTCCACACCGATCATCAACGGTCGCCGAGCCAACTGTAATCTGGCTTCACTCGGTGCGCGAAGCCGTCCAAGGTCGGCTTCAAACGCCAGTAATACTAATCCTCCTCATCCTCATCCTCCCCTTCAACATG GATCTAATGTTGGACCGAGGTCTATGTCGTCTGCACCTGCAAATCACGTGCAATGGTATTACCCAGCAACacctgctgctgctgctgctgctgcttcgCCTTTTCATCATCAGCATCATCATCAGGCCGTTCCTTTCTATGG GTACTCCCCGACGTACATTGCCGCTGATATCAGCTACAGTCAC AAGCTAAGCTACAGCGGAGGAAACTACATGAGCGGGCATTTCTCTCAAGTGTATCCAGGACAAGCTATGATGGGTGCGAACACATTGATGCCAATGTACCCTCTTTATCACTACCATCAATCACATACAATGGGCCTACCTGCTCATATGTTCCCACCAACAACAGCGGGACCCATCACCACGGTCCCAGCGATCATGTCCAAACCGGCATCTATTGCTTCAAGCACAG GTACAGTTGGCGCTGGTGAGAGCTTTAAAAAGGTTGGGGGAACTTAG
- the LOC107413674 gene encoding probable RNA-binding protein ARP1 isoform X2 codes for MTMSNNINGQFGDTTLTKVFVGGLAWETPKEALREHFEKFGEIFEAVIISDKLTGRSKGYGFVTFKEAEAAKKACEDSTPIINGRRANCNLASLGARSRPRSASNASNTNPPHPHPPLQHGSNVGPRSMSSAPANHVQWYYPATPAAAAAAASPFHHQHHHQAVPFYGYSPTYIAADISYSHKLSYSGGNYMSGHFSQVYPGQAMMGANTLMPMYPLYHYHQSHTMGLPAHMFPPTTAGPITTVPAIMSKPASIASSTVCLAVE; via the exons atgacgatGAGCAACAATATTAACGGCCAGTTTGGAGACACCACACTCACTAAAGTCTTCGTCGGAGGTCTGGCATGGGAAACTCCGAAAGAAGCTTTGAGAGAACACTTCGAGAAGTTCGGCGAGATCTTCGAAGCCGTTATCATCTCCGATAAACTCACCGGCAGATCCAAGGGCTATGGATTC GTGACTTTCAAGGAGGCTGAAGCCGCTAAGAAAGCTTGTGAAGATTCCACACCGATCATCAACGGTCGCCGAGCCAACTGTAATCTGGCTTCACTCGGTGCGCGAAGCCGTCCAAGGTCGGCTTCAAACGCCAGTAATACTAATCCTCCTCATCCTCATCCTCCCCTTCAACATG GATCTAATGTTGGACCGAGGTCTATGTCGTCTGCACCTGCAAATCACGTGCAATGGTATTACCCAGCAACacctgctgctgctgctgctgctgcttcgCCTTTTCATCATCAGCATCATCATCAGGCCGTTCCTTTCTATGG GTACTCCCCGACGTACATTGCCGCTGATATCAGCTACAGTCAC AAGCTAAGCTACAGCGGAGGAAACTACATGAGCGGGCATTTCTCTCAAGTGTATCCAGGACAAGCTATGATGGGTGCGAACACATTGATGCCAATGTACCCTCTTTATCACTACCATCAATCACATACAATGGGCCTACCTGCTCATATGTTCCCACCAACAACAGCGGGACCCATCACCACGGTCCCAGCGATCATGTCCAAACCGGCATCTATTGCTTCAAGCACAG TTTGCTTGGCTGTGGAATAG